The Geoglobus acetivorans genome window below encodes:
- a CDS encoding ADP-ribosylglycohydrolase family protein gives MQSNFRGSLLGLAIGDALGMPVEGMSYEEIRRRFGEIKDFMPSEDGLSAGEWTDDTAQALILAESLLETVYFSPENFAEKLAGLSISHRFGPTSSQAIRLLRQGYSWRESGINSDTNGSAMRVAPIGLLYNHNYNLVEEYAVIASSVTHKGSAAIAGCVAVATGVACAVNEDEELVNEVVRRAEKYDTLVAEKIEYAYQIRKSGLEKAVKELGNSIMAFESIPFAFYCYFSSKNFEQAVIKAVNAGGDADTVAAISGTLKGAEAGIERIPERFRKIKDYELILDLADRLYEVHLKITRVG, from the coding sequence AATCCAATTTCAGGGGCAGTTTACTTGGCCTCGCAATAGGTGATGCTCTCGGCATGCCCGTCGAAGGTATGAGTTACGAGGAAATTAGACGGAGATTTGGCGAGATCAAGGACTTCATGCCATCAGAGGATGGATTATCTGCGGGAGAATGGACAGATGATACTGCCCAGGCATTGATTCTTGCAGAATCGCTTTTGGAAACCGTGTATTTCTCACCGGAGAATTTTGCGGAAAAGCTGGCAGGGCTGAGCATAAGCCACAGATTCGGACCCACATCTTCCCAGGCGATACGTCTGCTGAGACAGGGGTATTCCTGGAGAGAGAGCGGAATAAATTCAGACACGAACGGTTCTGCCATGCGAGTTGCACCCATTGGCCTTCTGTACAACCACAACTACAACCTCGTAGAGGAATATGCAGTTATTGCATCATCGGTAACGCACAAGGGCTCTGCTGCAATAGCAGGGTGTGTTGCCGTTGCCACCGGGGTTGCCTGTGCCGTAAATGAAGATGAAGAACTGGTAAACGAGGTGGTCAGAAGAGCAGAAAAATATGACACTCTTGTTGCTGAAAAAATAGAATATGCATATCAGATAAGAAAATCAGGTCTGGAAAAGGCAGTAAAGGAGCTGGGAAATTCAATCATGGCATTTGAATCCATACCCTTTGCATTTTACTGCTACTTTTCGTCAAAAAATTTCGAGCAGGCAGTTATCAAGGCTGTCAATGCTGGTGGCGATGCCGACACTGTTGCTGCTATTTCTGGAACGCTGAAAGGTGCCGAAGCCGGCATCGAGAGAATACCCGAAAGATTCAGAAAAATAAAGGATTACGAGCTTATTCTTGACTTGGCAGACAGGCTTTACGAGGTTCACCTGAAGATTACGAGGGTTGGTTAG
- the trxB gene encoding thioredoxin-disulfide reductase yields MQVMLSSDLMGKGEDTNEYDVIVIGAGPAGLTAAIYSARYGLNTAFFESVDPVSQLSLTPWIENYPGYEGSGFELLERMKNQALKFGAVHKFENVENVKKANGKFEVAADGGTYYARALIIATGGKHKELGVPGEREFVGRGVSYCATCDGHFFRGKKVLVVGGGNTALTDAIYLKETGCDVTLVHRRDELRADRALQEEFFKREIPVIWNSVVERIEGGEKVERVVLLNRATGEEQVVEVDGIFIAVGIRPATDIVMDLGVERDSAGYIKVDRKQRTNVDGVYAAGDCTENPLKQVVTACAEGAIAANSAFEYIKMMKS; encoded by the coding sequence ATGCAGGTCATGCTAAGCTCGGATCTGATGGGGAAAGGCGAGGATACCAACGAATATGATGTGATAGTTATCGGTGCAGGACCGGCAGGGCTGACTGCGGCCATATATTCGGCGAGATACGGTCTGAATACGGCTTTTTTTGAAAGTGTGGACCCTGTTTCCCAGCTCTCTTTAACACCCTGGATTGAAAACTATCCCGGGTATGAGGGAAGTGGATTTGAGCTTCTTGAGAGGATGAAGAACCAGGCACTTAAATTTGGAGCAGTGCACAAGTTTGAGAACGTGGAGAATGTGAAAAAAGCAAACGGAAAATTCGAGGTTGCTGCCGATGGCGGAACATATTATGCACGGGCCCTCATCATCGCCACAGGTGGAAAACATAAGGAGCTCGGAGTTCCCGGGGAAAGGGAGTTTGTGGGCAGGGGAGTGAGTTACTGCGCAACCTGTGATGGCCATTTCTTCAGAGGTAAGAAAGTCCTGGTTGTCGGTGGAGGAAATACGGCCTTGACCGATGCGATTTATCTTAAGGAAACGGGATGTGATGTAACACTCGTGCATAGAAGGGACGAACTGAGAGCAGATAGGGCTTTACAGGAAGAATTTTTCAAAAGAGAGATCCCCGTAATCTGGAACAGTGTTGTCGAAAGAATTGAAGGAGGCGAGAAGGTAGAGCGGGTTGTTTTGCTCAACAGAGCTACCGGGGAGGAGCAGGTTGTTGAGGTCGATGGTATCTTCATTGCGGTCGGTATCAGGCCTGCGACAGACATTGTCATGGATCTGGGAGTGGAACGGGACTCTGCCGGCTACATTAAGGTAGATAGAAAGCAGAGGACGAACGTGGATGGCGTATATGCAGCAGGCGACTGCACCGAGAACCCTCTGAAGCAGGTGGTAACTGCTTGTGCTGAAGGAGCCATTGCGGCAAATTCGGCCTTCGAATACATTAAAATGATGAAAAGCTAA
- the mmp11 gene encoding methanogenesis marker protein 11, giving the protein MNLLSKNELMKKYGEIPWISPYRKLVAMTDGEFIELHEYHARGKCIGGAAWETYHYPRVSDLIISARREGARNIFVLKKGETKLKLIPGIAGAGIESATIKKDSIEITYSGLAGGGIAATVCRGLAEGVDGIEIINLGGGAELGRAKIRLKPHRKVVIGIDDTDSREGGATWALANEIAHAIEKKGLGHYLSHAIVQLYTKTPEKTTNCVSIAVTFATESKEKLVSEFATRLRETTLSDETAMAVWDRVLIPDELKRYAKDAKSRVVQIEEAMKVAERLGIQVVEITGERGVIGAMASLGFADNPDEAVMVYA; this is encoded by the coding sequence GTGAACCTCCTGAGCAAAAATGAATTGATGAAAAAATACGGAGAAATTCCGTGGATCTCGCCCTACAGAAAGCTTGTAGCAATGACAGATGGAGAGTTTATCGAGCTTCACGAGTATCATGCGAGGGGAAAGTGCATAGGGGGTGCAGCATGGGAGACTTACCACTATCCGAGAGTGAGCGACTTAATAATATCTGCAAGAAGAGAGGGTGCGAGAAACATTTTCGTACTTAAAAAAGGTGAGACAAAGCTAAAACTGATACCCGGGATTGCCGGAGCCGGAATTGAGTCAGCCACAATCAAAAAAGACAGTATAGAGATAACATACTCGGGTCTTGCCGGCGGCGGGATAGCTGCAACGGTTTGCAGGGGTCTCGCCGAGGGGGTTGACGGTATTGAAATCATCAACCTCGGAGGTGGGGCTGAACTTGGCAGAGCAAAAATAAGGTTAAAACCTCACAGAAAGGTTGTCATAGGCATCGATGACACGGACAGCCGGGAAGGGGGCGCCACGTGGGCGCTTGCAAATGAGATAGCACACGCAATCGAGAAGAAAGGGCTCGGTCATTACCTGTCCCATGCAATCGTGCAGCTCTACACCAAGACACCAGAGAAGACAACAAACTGCGTTTCAATTGCAGTAACATTTGCAACAGAAAGTAAGGAAAAGCTCGTATCCGAATTCGCCACACGGCTCAGGGAGACTACGCTCAGCGATGAAACCGCCATGGCTGTGTGGGATAGAGTTCTCATCCCGGACGAGTTGAAGAGATACGCGAAGGATGCAAAAAGCAGGGTGGTACAGATTGAAGAGGCCATGAAGGTCGCAGAGAGGCTGGGCATTCAGGTGGTGGAGATAACTGGCGAAAGAGGCGTGATAGGAGCGATGGCATCGCTTGGTTTTGCAGACAATCCAGACGAGGCTGTGATGGTTTATGCTTGA
- a CDS encoding radical SAM protein translates to MLDPELKLKLLILGVRSPRGPLRKGGGGPNGGVGFKVEKSVVSAPVRQKYARNSPFKIVQEGGKYILYELENRIGYVEYPEPDYYGTVVGGVPAERYVALDGYDTLVSAISRKCIHWELGKKCSFCNIQKGLKDAIDVKNPELLAQAVKIAHEKDRRRHLTLTTGTVNTTGRGAELLATAVKAIKKEADIPVHVQIEPVDRYWIERLYESGADTIGIHVEVFDKEIRSKVIPGKPSLDRYFDAWKIAVDVFGEWNVSSWLLTGLGERPDSVTRGLETMLSMTVYPFIAPYRPPPGADREPPDLNYHTNLLEKVEETLSDLQIVPAEFKSGCPRCGGCSFIPELL, encoded by the coding sequence ATGCTTGATCCCGAACTGAAACTGAAGCTTCTCATTCTCGGAGTGAGAAGTCCGAGAGGTCCGCTTAGGAAAGGCGGCGGTGGACCGAACGGAGGAGTTGGATTCAAAGTGGAGAAATCAGTAGTGTCGGCACCGGTACGGCAGAAATATGCTCGAAATTCGCCATTCAAAATCGTACAGGAGGGTGGAAAATACATCCTTTACGAGCTTGAAAACAGAATAGGTTATGTGGAGTACCCGGAGCCGGACTACTACGGCACAGTTGTCGGAGGTGTTCCTGCAGAGAGGTATGTTGCTCTGGACGGATACGACACCCTCGTTTCTGCTATCTCAAGAAAATGCATCCACTGGGAGCTCGGTAAAAAATGTTCATTCTGTAACATTCAGAAGGGGCTTAAAGACGCCATAGACGTGAAAAACCCGGAATTGCTGGCTCAGGCTGTAAAAATAGCCCACGAAAAGGACAGGAGAAGGCACCTCACACTAACAACGGGAACCGTGAACACGACAGGCAGGGGCGCCGAACTTCTCGCAACGGCGGTTAAAGCAATAAAAAAGGAGGCAGATATCCCGGTCCATGTCCAAATAGAGCCTGTGGACCGGTACTGGATAGAGAGACTGTATGAAAGCGGTGCAGACACGATCGGGATACATGTTGAAGTGTTTGACAAGGAGATCAGATCAAAAGTCATTCCGGGGAAACCCTCCCTGGACAGATACTTTGATGCATGGAAAATTGCCGTTGATGTGTTCGGAGAGTGGAATGTCTCGTCATGGCTCCTGACCGGACTCGGAGAAAGGCCAGACAGTGTAACCAGAGGTCTGGAGACAATGCTCAGCATGACAGTTTACCCGTTCATCGCCCCTTACAGACCCCCACCCGGAGCAGACCGCGAGCCTCCAGACCTGAATTACCACACAAATCTGCTTGAAAAAGTAGAGGAAACATTAAGTGATCTGCAGATTGTTCCAGCAGAGTTTAAATCCGGATGTCCCAGGTGTGGTGGCTGCTCGTTTATTCCTGAATTGCTATAA